One Candidatus Eremiobacterota bacterium genomic window carries:
- the argB gene encoding acetylglutamate kinase, which produces MLIVLKYGGNAMAAEGADDPTLDEVAALAARGERVALVHGGGPQIDAELHAKAIDEVRIQGLRVTGPETRDVVEYVLCGTVNKALVRALARRGARAVGISGQDGALLGARRAGVLGGVDLGYVGEIAGVDPSPARALLEAGFVVVVAPLALDVQGGGALNVNADTAAGALAGALRADAYVVITNVAGVRRDRDDADSVIARLTTAEAEAFIADGTFTDGMIPKMRAAIAAVRTGARRAVVAGAGYGAIDAALRGLGTELTA; this is translated from the coding sequence GTGCTGATCGTTCTGAAGTACGGCGGGAACGCGATGGCCGCCGAGGGCGCGGACGACCCGACGCTGGACGAGGTCGCGGCCCTCGCGGCGCGCGGCGAGCGCGTCGCGCTGGTCCACGGCGGCGGGCCACAGATCGACGCGGAGCTGCACGCGAAGGCGATCGACGAGGTGCGCATCCAGGGGCTGCGGGTCACCGGGCCCGAGACCCGCGACGTCGTCGAGTACGTGCTGTGCGGGACGGTCAACAAGGCGCTGGTGCGCGCGCTGGCGCGGCGCGGCGCCCGCGCGGTCGGGATCTCCGGGCAGGACGGGGCGCTGCTCGGCGCGCGCCGGGCCGGCGTGCTCGGCGGCGTCGACCTCGGCTACGTCGGCGAGATCGCGGGCGTCGATCCGTCGCCGGCCCGCGCGCTGCTCGAAGCCGGCTTCGTGGTCGTCGTCGCGCCGCTCGCGCTGGACGTCCAGGGCGGAGGCGCGCTGAACGTCAACGCCGACACCGCCGCGGGCGCGCTCGCCGGCGCGCTGCGCGCCGACGCGTACGTGGTCATTACCAACGTCGCCGGGGTCCGGCGCGACCGCGACGACGCGGACTCGGTCATCGCGCGGCTCACCACCGCCGAGGCGGAAGCGTTCATCGCGGACGGGACGTTCACCGACGGGATGATCCCGAAGATGCGCGCGGCGATCGCGGCGGTGCGGACCGGCGCGCGGCGCGCCGTCGTCGCCGGCGCAGGCTACGGCGCGATCGACGCCGCGCTGCGCGGGCTCGGCACGGAACTGACCGCCTAG
- a CDS encoding VOC family protein: protein MAVSGIAFTMYPVSDMPRALAFYRDALGLTPGELAADFWAEFEVAGGTFGIGNFEQVGSPGSAQSLALEIDDLPAYRAQLAERGVEASEPHELRTCSISVVRDPDGNQIWLHQKKRG, encoded by the coding sequence ATGGCAGTCAGCGGAATCGCCTTCACCATGTATCCGGTCTCCGACATGCCGCGCGCGCTCGCGTTCTACCGCGACGCGCTCGGGCTCACGCCGGGCGAGCTCGCCGCCGATTTCTGGGCCGAGTTCGAGGTCGCCGGCGGCACGTTCGGGATCGGCAACTTCGAGCAAGTCGGCAGTCCCGGCAGCGCGCAGTCGCTGGCGCTGGAGATCGACGATCTCCCCGCGTACCGCGCGCAGCTCGCCGAACGCGGCGTCGAAGCGAGCGAACCGCACGAGCTGCGAACGTGCTCGATCTCCGTCGTCCGCGACCCGGACGGCAATCAAATCTGGCTGCACCAGAAAAAACGCGGTTAG
- the argF gene encoding ornithine carbamoyltransferase — MVTLPAAARLRGRNVLSVADLGADELESLLALAQTLKARGREQLSLLRGKTLVMLFEQPSLRTRVSFETGMTQLGGHAIAATGGDFGIGTRETPEDAARVLSRYADAIVYRTHAHEPLLRFASAATVPTINALSEAAHPCQAFADLLTIRERFGTLHGLRLAFVGDARNNVAVSLAEAAALCGMSLTFAAPPSHRPSDAFLGKLVKLGAAHGVTARAFTSPLRAVRDVDVVYTDVWTSMGEEQFVERNLAALRPYQVNAALMQAAAKHALFMHCLPAHRGEEVAAEVIDGPRSIVFDQAENRLHAQKALLLALLTDLRGLTE, encoded by the coding sequence ATGGTCACTTTGCCGGCGGCGGCGCGGTTGCGGGGGCGGAACGTCCTCTCGGTCGCCGATCTTGGGGCTGACGAGCTGGAGAGCTTGCTTGCTTTGGCGCAGACGCTGAAGGCGCGCGGGCGCGAGCAGCTCTCGCTGCTGCGTGGCAAGACGCTCGTCATGCTGTTCGAGCAGCCGTCGCTGCGGACGCGGGTTTCGTTCGAAACCGGAATGACGCAGCTCGGAGGGCACGCGATCGCAGCCACCGGGGGCGACTTCGGGATCGGAACGCGCGAGACGCCGGAGGACGCGGCGCGGGTCCTTTCGCGCTACGCCGACGCGATCGTGTACCGGACGCACGCGCACGAGCCGCTGCTGCGGTTCGCGAGCGCGGCGACCGTGCCGACGATCAACGCGCTCTCCGAGGCGGCGCATCCGTGTCAGGCCTTCGCCGACCTGCTCACGATTCGCGAGCGGTTCGGGACGCTGCACGGGCTGCGGCTGGCGTTCGTCGGCGACGCGCGCAACAACGTCGCCGTCTCGCTCGCGGAAGCGGCGGCGCTGTGCGGGATGTCGCTGACTTTCGCGGCGCCGCCCTCGCACCGGCCGAGCGACGCGTTTCTCGGCAAGCTGGTGAAACTCGGCGCGGCGCACGGCGTGACCGCGCGCGCGTTCACCTCGCCGCTGCGCGCGGTGCGCGACGTCGACGTCGTCTACACCGACGTGTGGACCTCGATGGGCGAAGAGCAGTTCGTCGAGCGCAATCTCGCCGCGCTGCGGCCGTACCAGGTCAACGCGGCGCTGATGCAAGCCGCGGCGAAGCACGCGCTGTTCATGCACTGCTTGCCGGCGCACCGCGGCGAAGAGGTCGCCGCCGAGGTGATCGACGGGCCGCGCAGCATCGTCTTCGACCAAGCCGAGAACCGGCTCCACGCGCAGAAAGCGCTCCTTCTCGCCCTTCTCACCGACCTTCGCGGACTTACCGAATGA